From a single Loigolactobacillus coryniformis subsp. coryniformis KCTC 3167 = DSM 20001 genomic region:
- a CDS encoding acyltransferase family protein: MSGKRRIAWIDIAKAIGIIAVVVGHAYPEHDTFYNVLYWWHMPLFFMIGGFFLRPLQVGQFKTFAQHKLVPLLREYFGFGLFLTLVSAWVTPEKRQGLAQGLSDLLYGGTHLNGVLSAFWYMTVYLLAVTLLTVIISFVPQNWLRWLIITVAFLVGTAYSNAGDLFGFALPGDADVTLCALFYMYAGRELFRYQRQRLRSNWWLSVIVALSSAGIMAQQLGVIDLHLYMKSHEITSQSLALILPLILCSAIFMLAYWLQFTPFVNGLTFVGKHTMIIMYLHKLVFAIFERLAGGSWLLLAIAGLMIPIMVMVSFERLKESRQRLFWLTPRLQ; the protein is encoded by the coding sequence ATGAGCGGGAAACGCCGGATTGCATGGATCGATATTGCCAAAGCAATCGGAATTATTGCTGTAGTTGTTGGACATGCATATCCCGAACACGATACTTTTTATAACGTTTTATATTGGTGGCACATGCCACTGTTTTTCATGATCGGTGGTTTTTTTCTCCGACCATTGCAAGTGGGACAGTTCAAAACCTTTGCTCAGCATAAATTAGTTCCGCTGCTACGTGAGTATTTTGGTTTTGGCTTGTTTCTGACTTTAGTCAGTGCTTGGGTCACACCAGAAAAGCGGCAGGGTCTGGCACAAGGTCTAAGTGATTTGCTATATGGTGGTACGCATCTAAATGGCGTGCTAAGCGCTTTTTGGTACATGACGGTTTACCTGCTGGCGGTCACGTTGTTGACTGTGATCATCTCCTTTGTACCGCAAAATTGGTTGCGTTGGCTGATCATTACAGTTGCTTTTTTAGTGGGCACGGCGTACTCTAATGCCGGTGATTTATTCGGCTTTGCTTTGCCTGGGGATGCGGATGTCACACTGTGTGCGCTATTTTATATGTACGCTGGTCGCGAGTTGTTCCGCTATCAGCGGCAGCGACTGCGTTCCAATTGGTGGCTGAGTGTGATTGTTGCGTTAAGTAGCGCTGGGATTATGGCCCAACAACTCGGTGTGATCGATCTACACTTGTACATGAAATCCCATGAGATCACGAGTCAATCATTGGCGCTGATCTTACCGTTAATTTTGTGCAGTGCCATTTTTATGTTAGCTTATTGGCTGCAATTTACACCTTTTGTTAATGGGCTGACTTTTGTCGGTAAACATACGATGATCATCATGTATCTGCATAAATTAGTTTTCGCTATTTTTGAACGCTTGGCCGGCGGGTCATGGTTGCTTTTAGCAATAGCGGGGCTTATGATACCAATAATGGTGATGGTATCATTTGAGCGGTTAAAAGAGAGTCGACAGCGCTTGTTCTGGTTAACACCGCGCTTGCAATAA
- a CDS encoding alpha/beta hydrolase, whose product MKKWRLWVIGLFGTFCLAALLLTWYQRQQQNMRYLSAHTPTLFVHGWRGTAHSTDQMISAAEEAGAAKKVLTVTVTPQGKLIYSGYWRKNQRNPIIQVIFSNNRAGEVQYTRWLIKLMRDLKQRYQVAQVNLVGHSMGAYAVVAYALKVGNQAAYPRLHKLVAIAGPFDGIAGQKSATHPADGTTWTDRFHENHLMANGEPLIVHSEYLRLEHLRQNFPRQAKVLNIYGDLKDGTDSDKVVTLVSATSLRYLVAKRAASYQTQKVTGPNAEHSRLHQNNPVVDGALIAFLWGK is encoded by the coding sequence ATGAAGAAGTGGCGGTTATGGGTGATCGGTTTATTTGGCACGTTTTGTTTAGCCGCGCTACTATTAACGTGGTATCAGCGACAGCAACAAAACATGCGCTATTTGAGTGCGCATACGCCAACCCTTTTTGTGCATGGGTGGCGGGGAACTGCCCATTCAACGGATCAAATGATCAGTGCTGCAGAAGAAGCGGGTGCGGCTAAGAAAGTTTTAACAGTGACAGTTACGCCGCAGGGTAAGCTGATCTATAGTGGTTATTGGCGCAAAAATCAGCGTAATCCAATCATTCAGGTGATCTTCAGCAATAATCGCGCTGGCGAAGTACAGTATACGCGTTGGTTGATCAAATTAATGCGCGATTTAAAGCAACGTTACCAAGTCGCACAAGTGAATCTGGTGGGACACTCGATGGGCGCTTACGCTGTGGTCGCCTATGCATTGAAGGTGGGTAATCAGGCTGCTTATCCGCGCTTGCATAAATTAGTTGCGATCGCAGGCCCATTTGATGGGATTGCTGGTCAAAAGTCAGCCACACATCCCGCTGATGGCACGACTTGGACTGACCGTTTCCATGAAAACCACTTGATGGCAAACGGGGAACCGTTGATCGTGCATTCTGAATATTTGCGATTAGAACACTTACGGCAAAATTTTCCGCGGCAAGCCAAGGTTCTGAATATTTATGGTGACCTCAAGGATGGTACTGATTCAGATAAGGTGGTTACTTTAGTATCAGCCACCTCGCTCCGTTATTTAGTTGCCAAGCGCGCCGCCAGCTATCAAACGCAGAAAGTCACTGGGCCTAACGCTGAGCACAGTCGGTTACATCAAAATAATCCTGTCGTTGACGGTGCTTTGATCGCGTTTCTGTGGGGAAAATGA
- a CDS encoding universal stress protein — protein MLQEYRNILVPMDGSDEAELALEKAVSVAKRNQAHIDLLNILDTKQYSYNYSGLIDGDVIYKMSEDAQQYLEDTVKKVKETDNFDDIAIHVRFGSPKTVIAQDFPAEHHNDLIMIGATGLNAVERVLVGSVTEYVNRHALPDVLVVKTKLDNHTALEK, from the coding sequence ATGTTACAAGAATATCGCAACATTTTAGTGCCCATGGATGGCTCCGACGAAGCGGAATTAGCTTTAGAGAAAGCAGTTTCTGTTGCCAAGCGGAATCAAGCTCACATTGACTTATTAAATATTCTCGATACCAAGCAGTACAGCTATAATTATTCTGGCTTGATCGATGGCGATGTAATTTATAAGATGTCTGAAGATGCACAACAATATTTGGAAGACACCGTTAAAAAAGTTAAGGAAACAGATAACTTTGATGATATCGCGATCCATGTACGTTTTGGTAGTCCCAAAACTGTTATTGCACAAGATTTTCCAGCAGAACACCATAATGATCTAATCATGATTGGTGCCACTGGTTTAAACGCGGTGGAGCGTGTGTTAGTCGGTTCAGTAACCGAATACGTTAACCGGCATGCGTTACCTGATGTTTTAGTGGTTAAAACTAAGCTGGATAACCATACAGCGTTAGAAAAATAA
- a CDS encoding PspC domain-containing protein, with the protein MERLHKSATNRMVAGVLGGFAERYGIDATVLRIIFAVLAVVTVGFPMVVLYAIAALIMPD; encoded by the coding sequence ATGGAAAGATTACACAAATCAGCGACTAACCGGATGGTTGCTGGCGTACTTGGCGGCTTTGCTGAGCGCTATGGGATCGATGCTACCGTATTAAGAATTATTTTCGCAGTTCTGGCCGTTGTGACTGTAGGTTTCCCAATGGTCGTTCTCTACGCAATTGCAGCTTTGATCATGCCCGATTAG